One Deltaproteobacteria bacterium DNA window includes the following coding sequences:
- a CDS encoding UvrD-helicase domain-containing protein — MDSDRIKAVTEFTRDIAVDASAGTGKTATLIARVLNLFLADPVLLPDRVLLLTFTDKAAAEMKSRVVEGLELLLNACRSAATLGEVREKAAAWNSLVRIPGGGEEAAAALRERVEELADGVGRLSVTTFHSFCRRILLSFPAEAGVDPKFEVLAEGEASDAWDNAFTAFLREEFGGREIDPSWERVLHGPPGPEAVWSAIRRLCLSQRDLLTAGELDFGTAADFLGYTRAEYADAVEWFRAFVEGIADPAHEMTPVLSRALGMLERVWTEVSGGDISAVAAQASEAVQAFEFRADRTRSRKIFPQPPGFTLAQARDNLQRFLREISEAPAGDAAARFLVDRARAALGHYRKAKGSGLDFMDLLLRANDLLAGSREVAKSLSERFRYVFVDEFQDTDPLQAEMLERLSSNTAPGRLFVVGDPKQSIYGFRRADIQVYAHFRESMLSRGGEGIALVSNFRSRPDLLSSVNGLFGQVLSGGEDFSPGYAPVKPNRQDPGGGFPVTSYTLGEEATEAEFVCGLVRRIAGNVPVGGKGGAPERAASLRDIAVLYRSDAGGEALAGFRDAFARAGIPLVVPPRKGFYSRQEIQDLRIVLSAVDAPADLSARYAALKTIFFGLRDEEILPLHEDGGPPPGEKVRDALGLLGRLSAERGRASLSNLLAGLYAETGVEFVAARHPDGDRIVRNLAKAAGMARAFEWTGGGSVKAFLADLKRKTEEDRQESEFPAFDEGEDAVQVSTIHASKGLEFPIVILANLSRGGRKRVEGLRVDRRRKLSAVIFPGFRTYSAFRRIRLGERMVTFEEWEQAKQNAEEVRLFYVAATRARDRLYLVKGAKGKGSIQWDALRQGLACASDGGPGKCAVTGISGTRRLFPGGGEMLDVAVSESPAVEPSPPSVTFDLSFVREWPTPPPEPIPPLPEPLSLKEYHDREKGKRFGEKVHMALEAFPPAGSPWPPREPLPPAVSWGEGEEARWIVICRKIAASAFFKEIREMSLVGTEVPLLACSGGMSNEERADLIVRMPVRPGNAEKTGAEHWVVDYKTGRREKDSEEDYIRQVRRYSSIVAEAWRVPARAFIWYVETGEAVEV, encoded by the coding sequence ATGGACAGCGATCGCATAAAGGCGGTAACGGAATTCACGCGGGACATCGCGGTGGACGCTTCCGCCGGAACGGGAAAGACGGCGACGCTGATAGCGCGCGTCCTCAACCTGTTCCTCGCAGACCCGGTCCTCCTCCCCGACCGTGTGCTGCTGCTGACATTCACCGACAAGGCGGCGGCGGAGATGAAGTCCCGGGTGGTGGAAGGGCTGGAGCTTCTTCTCAACGCCTGCCGGTCGGCCGCCACCCTGGGCGAGGTTCGAGAGAAGGCCGCGGCGTGGAATTCCCTCGTCAGGATTCCGGGCGGCGGTGAGGAGGCCGCTGCGGCGCTGCGCGAGCGCGTCGAGGAACTGGCGGACGGTGTGGGGCGCCTCTCCGTCACCACTTTCCATTCATTCTGCCGCCGCATCCTTCTTTCCTTCCCCGCGGAGGCGGGTGTCGACCCGAAGTTCGAAGTGCTCGCGGAGGGGGAAGCCTCCGACGCGTGGGACAACGCCTTCACCGCGTTCTTGCGCGAGGAGTTCGGCGGCCGGGAGATCGATCCATCCTGGGAGCGTGTGCTCCACGGCCCTCCCGGGCCGGAAGCAGTCTGGTCGGCGATCCGCCGCCTTTGTCTCTCCCAGCGGGACCTTCTCACGGCCGGGGAGCTCGATTTCGGAACGGCGGCGGATTTTCTCGGATACACTCGGGCGGAGTACGCGGACGCAGTAGAGTGGTTCCGCGCATTCGTCGAAGGGATCGCTGACCCGGCGCACGAGATGACTCCAGTGCTGTCGCGCGCGCTCGGAATGCTGGAACGAGTGTGGACCGAGGTTTCCGGCGGCGACATTTCCGCCGTCGCCGCACAGGCCTCGGAGGCCGTCCAGGCGTTCGAGTTCCGCGCTGACAGGACGAGAAGCAGGAAGATCTTCCCCCAGCCGCCGGGGTTCACCCTTGCGCAGGCCCGGGATAATCTGCAGCGCTTCCTGCGGGAGATTTCGGAGGCCCCCGCGGGGGACGCGGCGGCCCGCTTTCTCGTGGATCGTGCAAGGGCGGCGCTCGGGCATTACCGGAAAGCGAAAGGCAGCGGGCTCGATTTCATGGACCTGCTTCTGCGGGCGAACGATCTGCTTGCGGGGAGCCGGGAAGTCGCGAAGTCGCTCTCGGAGCGGTTCCGGTATGTTTTCGTGGACGAATTCCAGGACACCGACCCTCTCCAGGCGGAAATGCTGGAACGCCTCTCCTCTAACACCGCGCCGGGGCGCCTTTTCGTTGTCGGCGATCCGAAACAATCCATCTACGGCTTCCGCCGGGCGGACATCCAGGTCTACGCGCATTTCCGTGAGAGTATGCTTTCCCGGGGCGGGGAAGGCATTGCGCTTGTCAGCAACTTCCGGAGCCGGCCGGACCTTCTCTCGTCCGTCAACGGGCTGTTCGGGCAGGTTCTTTCCGGAGGCGAGGATTTTTCCCCCGGATACGCCCCGGTGAAACCAAACCGGCAGGACCCGGGCGGCGGCTTCCCCGTGACGTCGTACACGCTTGGAGAGGAGGCGACCGAAGCGGAATTCGTCTGCGGGCTCGTCCGGCGGATCGCCGGGAACGTTCCCGTTGGAGGAAAGGGCGGCGCGCCCGAACGGGCCGCGTCTCTTCGCGACATCGCCGTGCTTTATCGCTCGGACGCCGGCGGGGAGGCGCTTGCCGGTTTCCGGGATGCCTTCGCAAGGGCGGGTATCCCCCTCGTCGTGCCGCCGCGGAAGGGGTTCTATTCCCGGCAGGAGATACAGGATTTGCGGATCGTCCTCTCTGCGGTCGACGCTCCCGCCGACCTCTCCGCGCGTTACGCCGCGCTGAAGACCATCTTCTTCGGGCTGCGTGACGAGGAGATCCTGCCGCTTCACGAGGATGGCGGTCCTCCTCCGGGGGAAAAGGTCCGCGACGCGCTCGGGCTGCTCGGGCGCCTTTCCGCCGAGCGCGGCAGGGCCTCCCTTTCCAACCTGCTGGCCGGACTGTACGCGGAGACCGGGGTGGAGTTCGTCGCGGCGCGGCATCCCGACGGCGATCGCATAGTCCGGAACCTGGCGAAGGCCGCGGGGATGGCAAGGGCGTTCGAGTGGACCGGCGGCGGTTCTGTGAAGGCGTTCCTCGCCGACCTCAAGAGGAAGACGGAGGAAGACCGCCAGGAAAGCGAGTTCCCGGCTTTCGACGAAGGGGAGGACGCCGTTCAGGTTTCGACCATCCACGCATCGAAGGGGCTGGAATTCCCCATCGTGATCCTCGCAAACCTTTCGAGGGGAGGCAGGAAGAGGGTGGAAGGGCTGCGTGTGGACCGGCGCCGCAAGCTATCAGCGGTGATCTTTCCCGGATTCAGGACTTATTCCGCCTTCCGCCGGATCCGGCTGGGCGAGCGGATGGTGACTTTCGAGGAGTGGGAACAGGCGAAGCAGAATGCGGAGGAGGTCCGGCTGTTCTACGTTGCCGCGACCCGCGCGCGCGACCGGCTCTATCTTGTGAAGGGCGCGAAGGGGAAAGGATCGATCCAGTGGGATGCTCTCCGGCAAGGGCTTGCATGCGCATCGGACGGCGGACCGGGGAAGTGCGCCGTTACAGGGATCTCCGGAACGCGCCGCCTCTTTCCCGGCGGAGGAGAGATGCTCGACGTCGCCGTTTCGGAGTCGCCCGCGGTGGAGCCGTCCCCTCCATCCGTCACGTTCGACCTGTCGTTCGTCAGGGAGTGGCCGACCCCGCCCCCGGAGCCGATTCCCCCCCTTCCCGAGCCGTTGAGCCTGAAGGAGTACCACGACCGCGAGAAAGGGAAGCGGTTCGGCGAGAAGGTGCATATGGCATTGGAAGCGTTTCCGCCGGCCGGCTCGCCATGGCCTCCGCGAGAGCCGCTGCCGCCGGCCGTCTCCTGGGGTGAAGGCGAGGAAGCCCGCTGGATCGTCATATGCAGGAAGATCGCGGCAAGCGCGTTCTTCAAGGAGATTCGCGAAATGTCCCTCGTCGGCACGGAAGTTCCGCTGCTGGCATGCAGCGG